The Lycium barbarum isolate Lr01 chromosome 10, ASM1917538v2, whole genome shotgun sequence genome includes a region encoding these proteins:
- the LOC132613588 gene encoding stress response protein NST1-like yields MLHLRGQTLKPFFRSISTTAAGGSAVKSHHNDDKNNHGFLPANKHLNSWTEPKDPKEAEAKLAFLRREYAKKVREFRKEYIHEMEMQRIEKMRKDEAKKEAQRIANEERKVAKAAEKKAKAMEREAAQQEFRKTLLKERQGKLEYWRMREKNFSEKKKEKQDLLRRQSSMWIDEKELEKKALEAIVDTIQL; encoded by the exons ATGCTGCACCTGCGTGGCCAAACCCTAAAGCCCTTTTTCCGATCAATTTCCACCACCGCCGCGGGCGGCTCCGCCGTAAAATCTCATCACAACGATGACAAGAACAACCACGGGTTCCTTCCAGCAAACAAGCACCTTAATTCATGGACAGAACCTAAAGATCCTAAAGAAGCTGAAGCTAAGCTCGCGTTTTTACGACGCGAATACGCGAAGAAAGTGAGGGAATTTAGGAAAGAGTACATACATGAAATGGAGATGCAGAGGATTGAGAAAATGAGGAAAGACGAAGCGAAAAAGGAAGCGCAAAGGATTGCTAATGAAGAGAGGAAAGTTGCTAAAGCTGCTGAGAAGAAAGCTAAAGCTATGGAAAGAGAAGCTGCTCAACAAGAGTTCCGCAAAACCCTG CTTAAAGAAAGACAGGGAAAGCTTGAATACTGGAGGATGAGGGAAAAGAACTTCTcagagaagaagaaagagaaacaaGATCTTCTTCGACGGCAAAGTTCCATGTGGATTGATGAAAAAGAGTTGGAGAAAAAAGCACTTGAGGCTATCGTTGATACTATTCAACTTTGA